A portion of the Streptomyces erythrochromogenes genome contains these proteins:
- a CDS encoding FHA domain-containing protein, whose amino-acid sequence MVQRPGVPTAPELVLETATGSTPMSPGRTYHVGRDPHCEICFEDARVSWHHAVLRPDGDHWTVEDEDSTNGTWADGHRVHEWSVGAGSELRFGDAQDGPRAVLTAPGPGPAAAGARPARVSNPSMTTTFRQPSAVLPLPARTAVRIGRAVDNDLVIDELDVSRRHAELRALADGSYEIADLGSHNGTYLNGAPVTGAVPLTEGDIVGIGHLAFCLVGDRLQEYEDTGEVTLDVQGLTVAVDRGRKTLLDEVSFPVGAKCLLAVIGPSGAGKSTLLGALTGLRPADRGAVLYDGRDLYRDYAELRSRIGLVPQDDILHSQLTVRRALVYAAELRFPQDTAKAERRRRVDEVIGELGLDQRAAQPIHSLSGGQRKRVSVALELLTKPSLLFLDEPTSGLDPGMDRSVMHMLRGLADDGRTVIVVTHSVLSLDVCDRLLVLAPGGRIAYYGPPGETLGYFGFSQWPEAFEAFENQRGRDWAGEYAASTAHRKYVLGAARQPWYGGAYGAAAEAASPADAVPPPPPKAQSWGSQLSTLVRRYAAALAADRTFLAIMIALPFVMGAMARALAGSRLTQETAINALLILAVGGVLTGAANAVRELVKERVIYRRERAVGLSRSAYLMSKVVVLGAVTVAQAVVLTLVALYGVDLNAPGGHGVLLGPLVEITIAVALLAFSAMMLGLLVSALVRKEEVTMPLLVLLAIVQVVFCGALLELDGVPVIAQLAWLVPSRWALGAMAGTIDLGAIVPGTLTDDPLFAHSPAVWLLNLGMLVVLSVLCGVLVARLLRRHEPVIMRK is encoded by the coding sequence ATGGTCCAGCGCCCCGGTGTGCCGACCGCGCCAGAGCTCGTCCTGGAAACAGCGACGGGCTCCACACCGATGAGCCCGGGCCGGACGTACCACGTCGGCAGGGACCCCCACTGCGAGATCTGCTTCGAGGACGCCCGCGTCTCCTGGCACCACGCGGTCCTGCGCCCCGACGGCGACCACTGGACGGTCGAGGACGAGGACAGCACCAACGGCACCTGGGCCGACGGCCACCGCGTCCACGAGTGGAGCGTCGGCGCCGGCAGCGAACTGCGCTTCGGCGACGCGCAGGACGGCCCGCGGGCCGTCCTCACCGCTCCGGGGCCCGGGCCCGCGGCGGCCGGAGCCCGGCCGGCCCGGGTCTCCAACCCGTCGATGACCACCACCTTCCGGCAGCCCAGCGCCGTCCTCCCGCTGCCCGCCCGCACCGCCGTGCGCATCGGCCGCGCCGTCGACAACGACCTCGTGATCGACGAGCTCGACGTATCGCGCCGGCACGCCGAACTGCGGGCCCTCGCCGACGGCAGCTACGAGATCGCCGACCTCGGCAGCCACAACGGCACCTACCTCAACGGCGCCCCCGTCACGGGCGCGGTCCCCCTCACCGAGGGCGACATCGTCGGCATCGGCCACCTGGCCTTCTGCCTCGTCGGCGACCGGCTCCAGGAGTACGAGGACACGGGCGAGGTCACCCTCGACGTCCAGGGCCTCACCGTCGCCGTCGACCGCGGCCGCAAGACCCTCCTCGACGAGGTGTCCTTCCCCGTGGGCGCCAAATGCCTGCTCGCCGTCATCGGCCCCAGCGGAGCCGGCAAGTCCACCCTGCTCGGCGCCCTCACCGGCCTGCGCCCCGCCGACCGGGGGGCCGTCCTCTACGACGGCCGCGACCTCTACCGCGACTACGCCGAACTGCGCAGCCGCATCGGGCTCGTGCCGCAGGACGACATCCTCCACTCCCAGCTCACCGTCCGGCGCGCCCTCGTGTACGCCGCCGAACTGCGCTTCCCGCAGGACACCGCGAAGGCCGAACGCCGGCGGCGGGTGGACGAGGTGATCGGCGAACTCGGCCTCGACCAGCGCGCCGCCCAGCCCATCCACAGCCTCTCCGGCGGCCAGCGCAAACGGGTGTCCGTCGCCCTGGAGCTCCTCACCAAACCCTCCCTGCTCTTCCTGGACGAGCCCACCTCCGGCCTCGACCCGGGCATGGACCGCTCGGTGATGCACATGCTGCGCGGCCTCGCCGACGACGGCCGCACCGTCATCGTGGTCACCCACAGCGTCCTCAGCCTCGACGTCTGCGACCGGCTGCTGGTCCTGGCCCCGGGCGGGCGCATCGCCTACTACGGGCCGCCCGGGGAAACCCTCGGCTACTTCGGCTTCTCCCAGTGGCCCGAGGCCTTCGAAGCCTTCGAGAACCAGCGCGGCCGCGACTGGGCGGGGGAGTACGCCGCCTCGACCGCCCACCGCAAGTACGTCCTCGGTGCGGCCCGCCAGCCGTGGTACGGCGGCGCGTACGGGGCGGCCGCCGAGGCCGCCTCCCCGGCCGACGCCGTCCCCCCGCCGCCGCCCAAGGCGCAGAGCTGGGGCTCCCAGCTGTCCACCCTCGTACGGCGGTACGCGGCAGCGCTCGCCGCGGACCGGACCTTCCTCGCCATCATGATCGCGCTGCCGTTCGTCATGGGCGCCATGGCCCGCGCGCTGGCCGGCAGCAGGCTCACCCAGGAGACTGCGATCAACGCCCTGCTCATCCTGGCCGTCGGCGGCGTCCTGACCGGCGCCGCCAACGCCGTGCGCGAACTGGTCAAGGAACGCGTCATCTACCGGCGGGAACGGGCGGTGGGGCTCTCCCGCTCCGCCTACCTGATGTCCAAGGTCGTGGTGCTGGGCGCCGTCACCGTCGCCCAGGCCGTGGTGCTGACCCTGGTGGCCCTCTACGGCGTGGACCTGAACGCCCCGGGCGGCCACGGCGTGCTCCTGGGACCCCTCGTCGAGATCACCATTGCGGTGGCGCTGCTGGCGTTCAGCGCGATGATGCTCGGGCTGCTGGTCTCCGCGCTGGTCCGCAAGGAGGAGGTCACCATGCCGCTGCTGGTCCTCCTCGCCATCGTGCAGGTGGTCTTCTGCGGCGCGCTCCTGGAGCTGGACGGCGTGCCCGTCATCGCGCAGCTGGCCTGGCTGGTCCCCTCACGCTGGGCCCTCGGGGCCATGGCGGGCACCATCGACCTCGGAGCGATCGTGCCCGGCACCCTCACCGACGACCCGCTGTTCGCGCACAGCCCCGCGGTGTGGCTGCTCAATCTGGGCATGCTGGTGGTCCTGTCCGTCCTGTGCGGGGTGCTGGTCGCGCGGCTGCTGCGCCGGCACGAGCCCGTGATCATGCGGAAGTAG
- a CDS encoding streptophobe family protein: MSQTPRSASPGGSARAWRDALVAVVAGFAAMIAVAAAGLACAGAGDLPEGAFPHVLAAVVVMAAGGTVEVSGDAGLLAGADASLSVLPLSVSLAGALAAGYCFLRPLHNRAVAGPRELLGRAVPLVVLWLLALMGAAALARQDFGISTGDSPLGVIGELLDSAPKVGFRADVPATLLFGLVWILGLLLIALLVSRRAPLPAGLVRFHTAVRPAAFATTLLLLAYVAIGVVVGLVVAATQGDAGRTLAVVLLGLPNLVWIALTLGFGGAWEARVEGAFGLPMPQLLDEVLRDADGAPVDVASFAARDPRAWWLVVVAAVLLLGTGVLAAVRSPAHVRPWQHALHLGAALALATLAVCLLSRVQAQYGLSLLGIGEVDALGGEVLLDPVLWRTVGLGLLWGAVAGFLGGVMARPLHRRGRVEEPAATRG; encoded by the coding sequence GTGAGCCAGACACCGAGATCGGCATCGCCCGGGGGCTCCGCAAGGGCTTGGCGCGACGCCCTCGTCGCCGTCGTCGCCGGCTTCGCGGCGATGATCGCGGTCGCCGCGGCCGGCCTCGCGTGCGCGGGCGCGGGCGACCTTCCGGAAGGGGCGTTCCCCCACGTGCTCGCCGCGGTCGTCGTGATGGCGGCCGGCGGTACGGTGGAGGTGTCCGGCGACGCCGGCCTGCTGGCCGGCGCGGACGCGAGCCTGTCGGTGCTTCCGCTCTCGGTGAGCCTGGCGGGCGCCCTCGCGGCCGGCTACTGCTTCCTGCGCCCGCTGCACAACCGGGCCGTCGCCGGGCCCCGGGAACTCCTCGGCCGGGCCGTCCCGTTGGTCGTGCTGTGGCTGCTCGCCCTGATGGGCGCCGCGGCCCTGGCCCGGCAGGACTTCGGCATCTCCACCGGCGATTCCCCGCTCGGGGTGATCGGCGAACTCCTCGACTCCGCGCCGAAGGTGGGCTTCCGCGCCGACGTGCCCGCCACGCTCCTGTTCGGACTGGTGTGGATCCTCGGCCTGTTGCTGATCGCCCTGCTGGTGTCCCGGCGAGCGCCGCTCCCGGCCGGACTGGTCCGCTTCCACACCGCGGTGCGTCCGGCCGCCTTCGCCACGACGCTGCTGCTCCTCGCGTACGTCGCGATCGGCGTCGTCGTCGGCCTGGTGGTGGCCGCCACCCAGGGAGACGCCGGCCGGACCCTCGCCGTGGTCCTGCTCGGGCTGCCGAACCTCGTCTGGATCGCGCTCACCCTGGGCTTCGGCGGCGCCTGGGAGGCCCGGGTCGAAGGAGCCTTCGGGCTGCCCATGCCGCAGCTGCTGGACGAGGTGCTGCGCGATGCCGACGGGGCTCCGGTGGACGTGGCGTCGTTCGCCGCGCGGGACCCGCGGGCGTGGTGGCTGGTGGTGGTGGCCGCCGTGCTGCTGCTGGGCACGGGCGTACTGGCGGCCGTACGGTCCCCCGCGCACGTCCGGCCCTGGCAGCACGCCCTCCATCTGGGCGCGGCCCTCGCCCTGGCCACCCTCGCGGTCTGCCTGCTGTCCCGGGTCCAGGCGCAGTACGGGCTGTCCCTGCTGGGCATCGGCGAGGTGGACGCCCTCGGCGGGGAGGTCCTGCTGGACCCCGTGCTGTGGCGCACGGTCGGCCTGGGCCTGCTCTGGGGGGCGGTGGCGGGCTTCCTCGGCGGCGTCATGGCCCGCCCGCTGCACCGCCGCGGGCGGGTCGAGGAGCCCGCCGCGACGCGCGGCTGA
- a CDS encoding cation diffusion facilitator family transporter, whose product MTGHDHGHDDHGHGPGGHSHGVAADADRRWLAIALGLIGGFMAVEVVIGVMAHSLALISDAAHMLTDAVSIVLALIAMRLAARPARGGFTYGLKRAEILSAQANGLTLLLLAAWLAYEAVRRLMDPPPVEGGLVLVTALAGIVVNVAAAWCISRANRSSLAVEGAYQHVLNDLFAFIGTAVAGLVVMTTGFRQADAIATLVVVVLMVRAGYGLVRDSGRIFLEAAPAHVDPDAVGDRLVGHPPVTEVHDLHIWTITSGQAALSAHVLVEPAGDCHAVRRELEQLLDKEYGITHTTLQVDHTQDSLLSVGRRGEASYDPHCADAHGPVHREGPHDH is encoded by the coding sequence ATGACCGGGCACGACCACGGGCACGACGACCACGGCCACGGGCCCGGAGGCCACAGCCACGGTGTGGCCGCCGACGCCGACCGCCGCTGGCTGGCCATCGCGCTCGGCCTGATCGGCGGGTTCATGGCCGTCGAGGTGGTCATCGGCGTCATGGCGCACTCGCTGGCCCTGATCTCCGACGCGGCCCACATGCTGACGGACGCCGTCTCGATCGTCCTCGCGCTGATCGCCATGCGGCTGGCGGCCCGCCCGGCCCGCGGCGGTTTCACGTACGGCCTCAAGCGGGCGGAGATACTCTCCGCCCAGGCCAACGGCCTGACGCTGCTCCTGCTGGCCGCGTGGCTGGCGTACGAGGCGGTGCGCAGGCTGATGGACCCGCCGCCGGTGGAGGGCGGGCTGGTCCTGGTGACGGCGCTCGCCGGCATCGTCGTCAATGTGGCCGCGGCCTGGTGCATATCGCGGGCGAACCGGTCCTCGCTGGCGGTCGAGGGCGCCTACCAGCACGTGCTGAACGACCTGTTCGCCTTCATCGGAACGGCCGTCGCCGGTCTGGTCGTCATGACGACCGGGTTCCGGCAGGCCGACGCGATCGCCACGCTCGTGGTCGTGGTGCTGATGGTCAGGGCGGGCTACGGTCTGGTCCGCGACTCCGGGCGGATCTTCCTGGAGGCCGCGCCCGCCCACGTGGACCCGGACGCGGTCGGCGACCGGCTCGTCGGGCACCCGCCGGTCACCGAGGTGCACGATCTGCACATCTGGACGATCACCTCGGGGCAGGCCGCGCTCTCCGCGCACGTGCTGGTCGAGCCGGCGGGCGACTGCCACGCCGTGCGCCGGGAGCTGGAGCAGCTGCTGGACAAGGAGTACGGGATCACGCACACCACCCTCCAGGTGGACCACACGCAGGACTCCCTCCTCTCCGTCGGCCGGCGCGGCGAGGCCTCGTACGACCCGCACTGCGCGGACGCGCACGGACCGGTCCACCGGGAGGGCCCGCACGACCACTGA
- a CDS encoding Tm-1-like ATP-binding domain-containing protein has product MTNVVLVGTLDTKGVEYGWLRERLLRAGVEVVLVDTGIMGEPRVAADVSRAAVARAAGTELSLLRSAADRGAAVTTMARGAEATLVRLHAEGRLHGVLAIGGSGGTSIATRAMRALPLGVPKLMVSSMASGDTAPYVGSSDITMMYSVVDIAGINSVSAPILANAVAAIAGMAGSFARASAERPPRLGTGPRPLVAASMAGVTTSGVDAARERLTELGYEVLVFHVSGTGGRTLETLAAQGIFAGVLDLTLSELADDLCGGILTAGPDRLSAAGRAGVPQVVSLGALDMVKFGPLESLPQRVLDRGVHVHNPSITVIRTSEAECAELGRRVAAKLRAATGPTAVCVPLRGLSTLGAPGGPYHDPRADRALFSALREGLRGSAARLYDYDTHINDPAFGRAAADRLHAMIGAVSAAA; this is encoded by the coding sequence ATGACGAACGTCGTGCTGGTGGGAACCCTGGACACCAAGGGTGTGGAGTACGGCTGGCTGCGCGAGAGGCTGCTGCGCGCCGGCGTCGAAGTGGTACTGGTCGACACAGGAATCATGGGTGAACCCCGGGTGGCCGCGGACGTGTCGCGCGCCGCGGTGGCCCGGGCCGCGGGAACCGAACTGTCCCTCCTGCGATCGGCCGCCGACCGTGGCGCGGCCGTGACCACGATGGCCCGGGGCGCCGAGGCGACCCTGGTCCGCCTGCACGCCGAGGGCCGGCTGCACGGGGTGCTCGCGATCGGCGGCAGCGGCGGCACCTCCATCGCCACCCGGGCGATGCGCGCCCTGCCGCTGGGCGTGCCCAAGCTGATGGTCTCGTCCATGGCGTCCGGGGACACCGCCCCGTACGTGGGCTCCTCGGACATCACGATGATGTACAGCGTCGTGGACATCGCGGGGATCAACAGCGTCTCCGCGCCGATCCTGGCGAACGCCGTGGCGGCCATCGCCGGGATGGCCGGATCCTTCGCCCGCGCCTCGGCGGAGCGCCCGCCGCGGCTGGGGACGGGCCCCCGTCCGCTGGTCGCGGCGAGCATGGCGGGCGTGACCACGTCCGGCGTGGACGCGGCGCGCGAGCGGCTGACCGAGCTCGGCTACGAGGTCCTCGTCTTCCACGTCAGCGGTACCGGCGGCCGCACGCTGGAGACCCTGGCCGCCCAGGGGATCTTCGCCGGGGTCCTCGACCTGACGCTCAGCGAGCTCGCCGACGACCTGTGCGGGGGCATCCTGACCGCGGGTCCCGACCGGCTCAGCGCGGCCGGGCGGGCGGGCGTGCCGCAGGTGGTGAGCCTGGGCGCACTGGACATGGTGAAGTTCGGCCCGCTGGAGTCCCTGCCCCAACGGGTCCTGGACCGGGGTGTCCACGTGCACAACCCGTCGATCACGGTGATCCGGACGAGCGAGGCCGAGTGCGCGGAGCTCGGCCGCCGGGTCGCCGCCAAACTCCGCGCGGCGACCGGGCCCACGGCCGTCTGCGTCCCGCTCCGTGGACTGTCCACGCTCGGCGCGCCGGGCGGCCCGTACCATGACCCCCGCGCGGACCGGGCACTGTTCTCGGCACTGCGCGAGGGCTTGCGGGGCAGCGCCGCGCGGCTCTACGACTACGACACGCACATCAACGACCCGGCCTTCGGGCGGGCGGCCGCGGACCGGCTGCACGCCATGATCGGCGCGGTGTCTGCCGCGGCCTGA
- a CDS encoding SH3 domain-containing protein, with translation MSSSMDPGLAVADFRPTHVVPPPGLSAWEAPDVSRPTAALDAFLPVQLLSRRGEWGEILCANGWSAWVDGRLLVSVPQPPPTTGERPSVRAEDPRPLLERGADALERYRHAVDELASGRVDTDAFRRSLRGLRVGVVVDGESVWLYDDTSGRWMYGDGTRLATYAVIEGLGTAPGQGSAEVDPVDAGGAGAGPAAPPAGPEAGGTDGATPTRIVDTHDPELE, from the coding sequence ATGAGCAGCTCGATGGATCCCGGCCTCGCCGTGGCGGACTTCCGGCCCACCCATGTGGTGCCGCCGCCGGGGCTCTCCGCCTGGGAGGCCCCCGACGTCTCCCGGCCGACCGCGGCCCTGGACGCCTTCCTGCCCGTGCAGCTGCTGTCCCGGCGCGGGGAGTGGGGAGAGATCCTGTGCGCCAACGGATGGAGCGCCTGGGTCGACGGACGGCTCCTCGTCTCGGTCCCGCAGCCGCCGCCGACCACGGGGGAGCGGCCGTCGGTACGCGCCGAGGACCCGCGACCGCTGCTGGAGCGCGGCGCCGACGCCCTGGAGCGCTACCGGCACGCCGTGGACGAGCTCGCCTCCGGCCGGGTCGACACCGACGCCTTCCGGCGTTCCCTGCGCGGGCTGCGGGTGGGCGTGGTCGTCGACGGGGAGTCGGTCTGGCTCTACGACGACACCTCCGGACGGTGGATGTACGGCGACGGGACCCGCCTCGCGACCTACGCGGTGATCGAGGGGCTGGGGACCGCGCCCGGGCAGGGGTCCGCGGAGGTGGATCCGGTGGACGCCGGCGGGGCCGGCGCGGGGCCGGCCGCGCCGCCCGCCGGCCCGGAGGCGGGCGGGACCGACGGCGCCACTCCGACCCGCATCGTGGACACGCACGACCCCGAACTGGAGTGA
- a CDS encoding maleylpyruvate isomerase family mycothiol-dependent enzyme: protein MEIILEFPEVLRLIEDRSAAFRAAIASAPDLDVQVPTCPDWTLRELAQHLGDGRRRQAAIVAAGPGAEPPARTDPKGAPTAPRDREALDAWLAESTELMLDAMREAGPDRGCWTWWGRSQAPETSGAVARHQIQEIAVHTYDVQLTQGAAQPLPTDVAVEGVDEFLTTVSATTVPWPFKPATIDLHATEGRSWRLTLDADGVRCDDLAAGAEPGDLAMRGTASELVLYFYARVPLDGLETIGDTEPMEQLADWDPNQ from the coding sequence GTGGAGATCATTTTGGAGTTCCCCGAGGTCCTGCGGCTGATCGAAGACCGCTCGGCCGCGTTCCGCGCCGCGATCGCGTCCGCCCCCGACCTTGACGTCCAGGTCCCGACCTGCCCGGACTGGACGTTGCGCGAACTGGCGCAGCACCTCGGCGACGGCCGCCGCCGCCAGGCCGCCATCGTCGCGGCGGGCCCGGGCGCTGAGCCCCCGGCGAGGACGGACCCCAAGGGCGCCCCGACCGCGCCCCGCGACCGCGAAGCCCTGGACGCCTGGCTCGCCGAGTCGACCGAGCTCATGCTCGACGCGATGCGCGAAGCCGGCCCGGACCGCGGCTGTTGGACCTGGTGGGGCCGCTCGCAGGCCCCGGAGACCAGCGGAGCCGTGGCCCGGCACCAGATCCAGGAGATCGCCGTCCACACCTACGACGTCCAGCTGACCCAGGGGGCCGCACAGCCGCTGCCGACGGACGTCGCGGTCGAGGGCGTCGACGAGTTCCTGACGACCGTCTCGGCGACCACCGTCCCCTGGCCGTTCAAGCCTGCGACCATCGACCTGCACGCGACCGAGGGCCGCTCCTGGCGCCTGACCCTCGACGCCGACGGCGTCCGCTGCGACGACCTCGCCGCCGGCGCGGAGCCGGGCGACTTGGCGATGCGAGGCACAGCGAGCGAACTGGTCCTCTACTTCTATGCGCGCGTCCCGCTCGACGGCCTGGAAACCATCGGCGACACCGAGCCGATGGAGCAGCTCGCAGACTGGGACCCGAACCAGTAG
- a CDS encoding sensor histidine kinase, with product MRRIHRTGRDWAVDLALVLFAACFAAVSSQSIPVPEDLGQGWRTADQVAGGLGCAALLLRRRRPVPLAVALILAGSQTHYMTGPAMVAVFTVAATRPWRATAWVAALVFAPLPVFLWQLPDLPEDRAGSALTYFALIAGAIGWGLFRRSRAQLIASLRARAELAEADAESRAERARMEVREEIAREMHDVLGHRLTLLSVHAGALEFNPGAPPEEVERAAGVMRESAGLALRDLREVIGVLRSGSGPEEGERPQPELADLDRLVAEARAAGGRIELTGPPGGAAPPALVGRTAYRIVQEALTNVRRHAPGAAVDVRVAGGPGDGLTVDVRNARPPGPDAAPADGGTGPEPGGGQGLIGLAERARLAGGELTVLPADGGFRVHAWLPWQS from the coding sequence ATGCGCCGTATTCACCGCACCGGCCGGGACTGGGCCGTGGACCTCGCCCTGGTCCTCTTCGCGGCCTGCTTCGCCGCAGTCAGCTCGCAGTCCATCCCGGTGCCGGAGGACCTGGGCCAGGGGTGGCGGACCGCCGACCAGGTGGCCGGCGGGCTGGGCTGCGCCGCGCTCCTCCTGCGACGGCGCCGGCCCGTGCCCCTGGCCGTGGCCCTGATCCTGGCCGGCAGCCAGACCCACTACATGACCGGTCCGGCGATGGTGGCGGTCTTCACGGTGGCCGCGACCAGGCCGTGGCGGGCCACGGCCTGGGTGGCGGCGCTGGTCTTCGCCCCGCTGCCCGTCTTCCTGTGGCAGCTGCCGGACCTGCCCGAGGACCGGGCGGGTTCGGCCCTGACCTACTTCGCCCTCATCGCCGGGGCCATCGGCTGGGGGCTGTTCCGGCGCTCGCGCGCACAGCTGATCGCCTCGCTGCGGGCGCGCGCCGAACTCGCCGAGGCGGACGCGGAGTCACGGGCCGAGCGGGCCCGGATGGAGGTGCGGGAGGAGATCGCCCGCGAGATGCACGACGTGCTCGGCCACCGGCTGACGCTGCTGAGCGTGCACGCGGGCGCCCTGGAGTTCAACCCCGGCGCCCCGCCGGAGGAGGTCGAGCGGGCCGCCGGGGTGATGCGCGAGAGCGCCGGCCTGGCACTGCGCGACCTGCGCGAGGTGATCGGCGTACTGCGCTCGGGCTCCGGGCCCGAGGAGGGCGAGCGGCCGCAGCCGGAGCTCGCGGACCTCGACCGGCTGGTCGCGGAGGCACGGGCCGCGGGCGGGCGGATCGAGCTCACCGGCCCGCCCGGGGGCGCCGCGCCGCCGGCCCTGGTGGGGCGCACGGCGTACCGGATCGTGCAGGAGGCGCTGACCAACGTACGCAGGCACGCGCCCGGCGCGGCCGTCGACGTACGGGTGGCCGGCGGCCCGGGGGACGGACTGACGGTGGACGTCCGCAATGCCCGGCCGCCCGGACCGGACGCAGCCCCCGCCGACGGCGGTACGGGCCCGGAACCCGGCGGCGGGCAGGGCTTGATCGGCTTGGCGGAGCGCGCCCGGCTGGCCGGCGGGGAACTCACCGTCCTCCCGGCCGACGGAGGCTTCCGGGTGCACGCCTGGCTACCCTGGCAGAGCTGA
- a CDS encoding serine/threonine-protein kinase: MDDTRAAWSVPGYTEVRELGSGGSGRVVLAVHDATGTAVAVKYLSDRLREDPAFVGEFRAEARLLGGLESPYVVRLYEYVEAPGGAAIVMELVDGISLRSLLKQSGRADAEAALVVLKGSLLGLASAHRAGVVHRDYKPENVLVAADGSSKLVDFGIAANRGSTPGVAGTPAYMAPEQWQGRPASPAADVYAATATFFECLTGRKPYDGENFAELAVQHIEAPVPETEAPEPVRPLIRRGLAKAPEQRPENAEAFVAELEDVALAAYGPEWEERGQRRLAALAALLPLLFPSAGAPAAGTTAVATTKLDGGSGWAPGKRGWIAAGTALVLGAVLVFTTDAIGAAPGGASALSAFATTSAAPPGSASPTPGASASASPSPSPSASASPSPSPSASASASPSASAWPSLSPSPTTPKPTVSWSPTPSPTPTPTLRVTNVAVSLKTGVYRGDAAITVSSQGTGPVTVVVEWFLGGAQGSLSVPDGSESFTVQAGSTVTTNKVHTFSRDRGCYGGVRVTTKPAAGNKSASASQYLPRCVEVPR, encoded by the coding sequence ATGGACGACACTCGGGCGGCATGGTCGGTCCCCGGTTACACGGAGGTCCGTGAGCTCGGCTCCGGCGGCAGCGGCCGGGTGGTGCTCGCCGTCCACGACGCCACGGGCACGGCGGTCGCCGTCAAGTACCTCAGCGACCGGCTGCGCGAGGACCCCGCCTTCGTCGGGGAGTTCCGGGCCGAGGCCCGGCTCCTCGGCGGGTTGGAGTCCCCGTACGTGGTGCGCCTGTACGAGTACGTGGAGGCGCCCGGCGGCGCGGCCATCGTGATGGAACTGGTCGACGGCATCTCCCTGCGCTCGCTGCTGAAGCAGTCCGGGCGGGCCGACGCCGAGGCGGCGCTGGTGGTCCTGAAGGGGTCCCTGCTGGGGCTGGCGTCGGCGCACCGTGCGGGCGTCGTCCACCGGGACTACAAGCCGGAGAACGTGCTGGTCGCGGCCGACGGCTCGTCGAAGCTGGTGGACTTCGGGATCGCGGCGAACCGCGGCAGCACGCCCGGTGTCGCCGGCACCCCCGCCTACATGGCGCCCGAGCAGTGGCAGGGCCGGCCGGCGTCGCCCGCCGCCGACGTGTACGCGGCGACGGCGACCTTCTTCGAGTGCCTCACCGGGCGCAAGCCGTACGACGGGGAGAACTTCGCGGAGCTCGCGGTCCAGCACATCGAGGCCCCGGTGCCGGAGACCGAGGCCCCGGAGCCCGTGCGTCCGCTGATCCGGCGCGGCCTCGCCAAGGCGCCCGAGCAGCGGCCGGAGAACGCCGAGGCGTTCGTGGCCGAGCTGGAGGACGTGGCGCTGGCCGCGTACGGGCCGGAGTGGGAGGAGCGCGGGCAGCGCAGGCTGGCGGCGCTGGCCGCGCTGCTGCCGCTGCTGTTCCCGTCGGCGGGCGCGCCGGCGGCGGGCACCACCGCGGTGGCCACGACGAAGCTGGACGGCGGCTCGGGCTGGGCACCAGGCAAGCGCGGCTGGATCGCGGCGGGGACGGCCCTGGTCCTGGGGGCGGTGCTGGTGTTCACGACGGACGCGATCGGCGCCGCTCCGGGCGGGGCGTCGGCGCTCAGCGCCTTCGCCACGACGAGCGCTGCCCCTCCCGGGTCGGCCTCCCCCACCCCTGGTGCGTCCGCTTCCGCTTCGCCGTCGCCCAGCCCGAGCGCCTCGGCCTCGCCGAGCCCTTCGCCGTCCGCGTCCGCGTCCGCTTCCCCGTCCGCGTCGGCCTGGCCTTCGCTGTCACCGAGTCCCACCACCCCGAAGCCGACGGTGAGCTGGTCTCCGACGCCGAGCCCCACGCCGACGCCCACCCTGCGGGTCACGAACGTCGCCGTGTCCCTCAAGACCGGCGTGTACCGGGGCGATGCGGCCATCACGGTCTCCTCCCAGGGCACCGGGCCGGTGACCGTGGTGGTGGAGTGGTTCCTGGGCGGTGCGCAGGGCTCGTTGTCCGTCCCCGACGGCAGCGAGTCGTTCACGGTCCAGGCCGGTTCGACCGTCACCACGAACAAGGTGCACACCTTCAGCCGTGACCGCGGCTGCTACGGCGGGGTCCGGGTGACCACCAAGCCGGCCGCCGGCAACAAGTCCGCGTCGGCCTCGCAGTACCTGCCGCGCTGCGTGGAGGTACCACGATGA
- a CDS encoding NUDIX domain-containing protein has translation MTYKRSAGLLLFRRTDGSRTEPGVEVLLGHMGGPLWSGKISGDWAIPKGEYGPEETPRDAARREFTEEIGLPPPEGEYLPLGEVRLSSGKLVTIWAVEADLDPALMVPGTFTLEWPPHSGNVQEFPELDRVAWCTPEMAQSMLMPSQLPFLERLLVLLKA, from the coding sequence ATGACGTACAAGCGCAGCGCCGGACTGCTCCTCTTCCGGCGGACGGACGGCTCACGGACGGAGCCCGGGGTCGAAGTCCTGCTCGGGCACATGGGCGGCCCGTTGTGGTCGGGGAAGATCTCCGGGGACTGGGCCATCCCCAAGGGCGAGTACGGGCCGGAGGAGACTCCGCGCGACGCGGCCCGCCGGGAGTTCACCGAGGAGATCGGCCTGCCCCCGCCGGAGGGCGAGTACCTGCCGCTGGGCGAGGTACGGCTCTCCAGCGGGAAGCTGGTCACCATCTGGGCGGTGGAGGCGGACCTCGATCCGGCGCTCATGGTGCCGGGGACCTTCACCCTGGAGTGGCCCCCGCATTCGGGGAACGTACAGGAGTTCCCGGAGCTGGACCGGGTGGCCTGGTGCACCCCCGAGATGGCTCAAAGCATGCTGATGCCCTCACAACTCCCCTTCCTGGAGCGGCTGTTGGTGCTGCTGAAGGCTTAA